Proteins co-encoded in one Capnocytophaga ochracea DSM 7271 genomic window:
- a CDS encoding leucine-rich repeat domain-containing protein, which yields MRKVILIAVAVLVALTVSNCGKGGDDAPKELKTKIYENFEITEDGSTLVKWLTDEETTIDMAADEMLSKVTAISDYAFAEHREITSVTLPKGLKKMGKCAFKSCSKLTSIVIPEGITSIEEGSFGWCGALTSVAIPGSVTSVGYGAFSQCTNLAKITIPDKGLVTIGERAFSCPALKSFTIPTTVTSIEKWAFFDCQNLTSLVIPTTVRSIGEGAFANCKAITSIIIPKGITKIEDSTFMNCEALTSVTIPNTVTSIGSGAFSSCKSLPSIAIPNTVTNIGESAFSLCSALKSFTFPDNNSITSIEEKTFLATGLTSITIPNTVKSIGNNAFAECPALKSVTLKGGTPPTINIDSWPGTFSDTPLNAIYVPANSVETYKKADGWNKFADKIQAIK from the coding sequence ATGAGAAAAGTTATTCTTATAGCAGTAGCAGTGCTAGTAGCACTGACTGTTAGCAATTGTGGGAAAGGGGGCGATGACGCTCCTAAGGAACTAAAAACTAAGATTTACGAGAATTTTGAAATTACTGAAGATGGCTCAACATTAGTGAAATGGCTTACTGATGAAGAAACTACCATTGATATGGCAGCAGACGAGATGCTGAGCAAAGTAACTGCTATCTCAGATTATGCTTTTGCAGAACACCGAGAAATAACCTCAGTGACTTTGCCCAAAGGCTTAAAGAAAATGGGGAAATGTGCTTTTAAGAGTTGTTCAAAATTAACTTCTATTGTTATTCCTGAGGGGATAACAAGCATAGAAGAGGGTTCTTTTGGGTGGTGTGGAGCCTTAACTTCGGTTGCTATCCCGGGAAGTGTTACAAGCGTAGGATATGGAGCTTTCTCCCAATGTACAAATTTAGCCAAAATTACTATTCCTGACAAAGGTTTAGTAACCATAGGAGAGCGCGCTTTTTCGTGCCCTGCCTTAAAATCGTTTACTATCCCTACTACGGTAACAAGTATAGAGAAATGGGCTTTTTTTGATTGTCAAAATCTTACTTCCTTAGTTATTCCTACTACTGTAAGAAGCATAGGAGAGGGTGCTTTTGCAAACTGTAAGGCTATAACCTCTATAATAATTCCTAAGGGAATAACAAAAATTGAAGATTCTACTTTTATGAATTGTGAAGCCTTGACCTCGGTTACTATCCCTAATACCGTAACAAGCATAGGTAGTGGTGCCTTCAGTTCTTGTAAGTCCTTACCTTCTATTGCCATTCCTAATACTGTAACAAATATAGGAGAAAGTGCTTTTAGTTTGTGTTCTGCATTGAAATCGTTCACCTTCCCCGATAATAATAGTATTACTAGCATTGAGGAAAAAACTTTTTTGGCTACCGGTTTAACTTCTATTACTATTCCTAATACCGTAAAAAGTATAGGAAATAATGCTTTTGCTGAATGTCCTGCATTAAAGTCGGTTACTTTAAAAGGAGGTACACCTCCCACCATAAACATCGACAGTTGGCCTGGTACTTTTAGCGATACTCCGCTTAATGCTATTTATGTGCCTGCTAATAGTGTAGAGACTTATAAAAAGGCTGATGGTTGGAACAAATTTGCCGATAAAATACAAGCTATTAAATAA
- a CDS encoding phosphoribosyltransferase family protein, with protein sequence MTQILNHTDIEHKIRRIAYQIYETHLNEEEIVLAGINGNGYVFAEKLAVALASIAPLKVVLCQIIMDKKNPLAGTATSIPAEQYTNKAVIVVDDVLNSGRTLIYGVKHFLEVPLKRLTTAVLVNRNHKDYPVKADFKGISLSTSLQEHVSVTFDTSKYSVDLSN encoded by the coding sequence ATGACACAGATATTAAACCACACTGATATTGAACACAAGATAAGACGGATTGCTTATCAGATTTACGAAACACACCTCAATGAAGAGGAGATTGTGCTAGCAGGCATTAATGGCAATGGCTATGTGTTTGCTGAGAAACTTGCTGTAGCACTTGCAAGTATAGCCCCCCTTAAAGTAGTTTTATGTCAAATTATAATGGATAAGAAGAACCCATTGGCAGGCACTGCTACTTCTATTCCTGCGGAACAATACACCAATAAAGCAGTGATAGTGGTAGACGATGTGCTCAATTCAGGACGTACGCTCATCTATGGGGTAAAACACTTTTTGGAAGTCCCCTTAAAGCGACTTACTACCGCTGTATTAGTTAATCGCAATCACAAGGATTATCCTGTAAAAGCCGATTTTAAAGGCATATCACTATCTACTTCACTGCAAGAACACGTTTCGGTAACATTCGACACAAGTAAGTATAGTGTTGATTTATCAAATTAA
- a CDS encoding SIR2 family NAD-dependent protein deacylase, with protein MKNIYKESLFQSISKGEVVLWAGAGLSLYAGLPSGARLKEILYEGLTPLEKEEVRKNSDLSHLTDEICKLKGNRNYIIKVLTSTFIKDFSSTETHKIISKIPHFRNIITTNYDRLFENAYGNKLNLIFSDNHTPYIDDKKVNLFKIHGDLSDPDSIIITKSDYNRFFENDTEQNTIWNIIKGIVATKSILFIGYNLEDSNVEVIFNKIKNKTGKNGKECYFVAPYIPPIKSVNLEKANIHPISLTGEKFFEELIEYLKKNIKKDFENKNISSDVYSEFIGNFDLKSEIEVDSSIGKNIVKNLTGIEGKDTKIEMTFSVSKFFDEINNKVNDLISIGDISEEMTIDKEMLSSFNLDINGISYRNIDDIKSIKFALLPCFDKKIDVVFENGKEINDINLKVIPLNIIGRKAKVIAQFYGNKLEIVFYPSTNREIETIFSYTISKEISNISKQILFFELIKHLSMRQLFSIYVDGKRAFEGRFGKEASFLSPKNEFYLTYFKKLKEIEKLGNFRFSNININDVTPKNHNLLEIVIAKLKNKPIKKRSPQILLKPKSFDYTAYKNNFDLNFTQNLGDIVIHNQTFKIGEITTQISDAFISNYEEIISDRTKSPIIESRSKRALITFNNLKQHT; from the coding sequence ATGAAAAACATATATAAAGAAAGTCTATTTCAATCTATAAGTAAGGGTGAGGTAGTTCTTTGGGCAGGGGCAGGCTTGTCTTTGTATGCTGGTTTACCATCAGGAGCACGACTTAAAGAGATTCTATACGAAGGCTTAACTCCTTTAGAGAAAGAAGAAGTTAGAAAAAATTCAGACCTATCTCATTTAACAGATGAGATTTGTAAACTTAAAGGAAATAGGAATTATATTATCAAGGTACTAACAAGTACTTTTATAAAAGATTTTTCATCAACAGAAACTCACAAAATTATTTCTAAAATACCTCATTTCAGGAATATAATAACAACTAACTATGATAGGTTATTTGAAAACGCATATGGTAATAAACTAAATCTAATTTTCTCAGACAACCATACTCCGTATATAGATGATAAAAAGGTAAATCTTTTCAAAATACACGGTGATTTATCAGATCCTGATTCTATAATTATAACAAAATCTGATTATAATAGATTTTTTGAAAATGATACAGAACAAAATACTATTTGGAATATTATCAAAGGAATAGTTGCAACCAAGAGTATCCTATTTATTGGATACAATTTAGAAGATTCCAATGTTGAAGTTATTTTTAATAAAATAAAGAATAAAACGGGGAAGAATGGTAAAGAATGCTATTTTGTAGCTCCTTATATTCCTCCTATCAAGTCAGTTAATTTAGAGAAAGCAAATATACATCCAATTTCTCTCACAGGAGAAAAGTTCTTTGAAGAGCTAATAGAATATCTAAAAAAGAATATCAAAAAAGACTTTGAAAATAAAAACATCTCATCGGATGTCTATTCTGAGTTCATAGGCAATTTTGATTTGAAATCGGAAATAGAAGTAGATTCATCAATAGGGAAAAATATTGTGAAAAATCTTACAGGAATAGAAGGAAAAGATACAAAAATAGAAATGACATTTTCTGTCAGTAAATTTTTTGATGAAATCAATAATAAAGTAAATGATTTAATAAGTATAGGAGATATTTCTGAAGAAATGACTATTGATAAAGAAATGTTAAGTAGTTTCAATCTTGATATAAATGGCATCAGTTATAGGAATATCGATGATATCAAAAGTATAAAATTTGCCTTATTACCTTGTTTCGACAAAAAAATAGATGTCGTCTTTGAAAATGGAAAGGAAATTAATGATATAAACTTAAAAGTTATTCCTTTAAATATAATTGGAAGAAAAGCAAAAGTAATAGCTCAGTTCTATGGAAATAAATTAGAAATCGTTTTTTATCCATCAACAAATAGAGAAATAGAAACTATATTTTCTTATACAATATCAAAAGAAATTAGTAATATTTCCAAGCAAATACTTTTCTTTGAATTGATTAAGCATCTCTCAATGAGACAGCTTTTTTCAATTTATGTAGATGGAAAAAGAGCTTTTGAGGGAAGATTTGGGAAAGAGGCAAGCTTTCTATCCCCAAAGAATGAGTTCTATTTAACTTATTTTAAAAAACTAAAGGAAATTGAAAAGTTAGGTAATTTTCGCTTTTCTAATATTAATATCAATGATGTTACTCCTAAGAATCATAATCTCTTGGAGATAGTTATTGCAAAATTAAAAAATAAGCCTATTAAAAAAAGAAGTCCTCAGATTCTTCTAAAACCAAAAAGTTTTGATTACACAGCATACAAAAATAATTTTGATTTGAATTTTACTCAAAACTTAGGGGATATAGTTATTCACAATCAAACTTTTAAGATAGGAGA